One genomic region from Agelaius phoeniceus isolate bAgePho1 chromosome 25, bAgePho1.hap1, whole genome shotgun sequence encodes:
- the FRS3 gene encoding fibroblast growth factor receptor substrate 3: MGSCCSCLCPDSIPDNHPTKFKVTNVDDEGHELGSGVMELTRRELILHSHKRDAVRWPYLSLRRYGFDSNLFSFESGRRCHTGQGIFAFKCSRAEEIFNLLQDLMQCNSINVVEEPMVVTRNSHPSEGELAHSPQGPTSLGYTGLPNGFHSFPGESLPCSAAQHPSVSSLRHSSVGEDSTHPLLGPEEQSHTYVNTGEPEPRGRHCLHSLPEAHPPFPPRNHSCSLEDRNPQVFLQPGEVKFVLAPTSGYRRLCRQPRQCRPHLCAPNNNNNECQQGCPSPQCVYENLNGLVAPSSSSLCRAGHSKASREDGSCSQRRSALLHYENLPALPPVWELQPAQHRDEDAGTAPTPSPNGFSEAGEEEPLQNPPAGSEPRRAFLPRPRRSRLPNVFSFDFPRPCPEPPRQLNYIQVELEPEACKGQQEPRVAAPGSPGARRTDSYAIIDLKKTAAMSSLQRALPRDDGTSRKTRHNSTDLPL, encoded by the exons atggggagctgctgcagctgtctGTGCCCAGACAGCATCCCAGACAACCATCCCACCAAATTCAAG GTGACCAACGTGGACGACGAGGGGCACGAGCTGGGCTCGGGGGTGATGGAGCTGACGCGGCGGGAGCTGATCCTGCACTCGCACAAGCGCGACGCCGTGAGGTGGCCGTACCTGAGCCTGCGGCGCTACGGCTTCGACTCCAACCTGTTCTCCTTCGAGAGCGGCCGCCGCTGCCACACCGGCCAGG GGATTTTTGCCTTCAagtgctccagagcagaggagatCTTCAACCTGCTGCAGGACCTGATGCAATGCAACAGCATCAATGTGGTGGAGGAGCCCATGGTGGTGACCAGGAACAGCCACCCCTCGGAGGGGGAGCTGGcccacagcccccagggccCCACCA GTCTGGGCTACACTGGACTTCCCAATGGATTTCACAGCTTCCCTggagaatccctgccctgctctgcagcccagcacccCTCAGTGAGCAGCCTGAGACATTCCTCTGTGGGGGAAGACTCTACCCACCCCCTCCTGGGGCCTGAGGAGCAG TCCCACACCTACGTCAACACCGGGGAGCCGGAGCCGAGGGGCCGGCACTGTTTGCACTCCCTGCCTGAAGCCCACCCTCCTTTCCCCCCTAGGaaccacagctgctccctggaaGACCGGAACCCCCAGGtcttcctgcagccaggggaggtGAAATTCGTGCTGGCTCCCACCTCCGGCTACCGCCGGCTGTGCCGGCAGCCCCGCCAATGCCGGCCTCACCTCTGCgcccccaacaacaacaacaacgagtgccagcagggctgtccATCCCCACAGTGTGTCTATGAGAACCTCAACGGGCTGGTGGCCCCCAGCAGCTCGTCCCTGTGCCGGGCTGGTCACTCCAAGGCGTCCCGGGAGGacgggagctgctcccagcgccGCTCGGCGCTGCTGCACTACGAGAACCTGCCGGCGCTGCCGCCggtctgggagctgcagccagcccagcacagggatgaGGACGCTGGCACGGCACCCACACCGTCCCCAAACGGCTTCTCtgaggctggagaggaggagcCCCTGCAGAATCCCCCCGCGGGCTCGGAGCCGCGCCGCGCTTTCCTGCCCAGGCCCAGGCGCAGCCGCCTGCCCAACGTCTTCAGCTTCGACttcccccggccctgcccggagCCTCCACGGCAGCTCAACTACATCCAGGTGGAGCTGGAGCCCGAGGCCTGcaagggacagcaggagcccagggtggcagcccccggcagccccggtgCCCGCCGCACCGACTCCTACGCCATCATCGACCTCAAGAAGACGGCGGCCATGTCCAGCCTGCAGCGGGCCCTGCCCAGGGACGACGGCACCTCCAGGAAAACTCGGCACAACAGCACTGACCTGCCCCTCTGA